From a region of the Lactuca sativa cultivar Salinas chromosome 4, Lsat_Salinas_v11, whole genome shotgun sequence genome:
- the LOC111887729 gene encoding DEAD-box ATP-dependent RNA helicase 51, which produces MVVLEKSPNSKIENGEGSNSKKKRKRNKNKKNSGEEEPDLVAQEVAEINDSEKEEEVTAVKEKKSKRKKKEKKSSEEEKENTETDDNKEEEEGDEGMNMEEEAEKETETKTKKKVKKSGGDSGIMSSDSFTSLPLSEPTKKAILDMGFQYMTQIQARSIPPLLEGKDVLGAARTGSGKTLAFLIPAVELLYHACFAPRNGTGVVVICPTRELAIQTHAVAKDLLKYHSQTLGLVMGGAGRRTESERIVKGVNLLIATPGRLLDHLQNTKGFIFKNLKCFVIDEADRILEANFEEEMKQIIKILPKTRQTALFSATQTKKVEDLARLSFQTTPVYIDVDDGRTRVTNEGLQQGYCVVPSAKRFILLYSFLKRNLSKKVMVFFSSCNSVKFHSELLKYIQVDCFDIHGKQKQQKRTTTFFDFCKAEKGILLCTDVAARGLDIPSVDWIVQYDPPDEPKEYIHRVGRTARGEGAKGNALLFLIPEELQFLRYLKAAKVPVKEYEFDEKKMANVQSHLEKLVANNYYLNKSAKDAYRSYLLSYNSHSMKDIFNVHRLDMQAVAASFCFSNPPKVNLNIDSNASKFRQKTRSRNGFSDSNPYGRNNRDDNSKTQVVRY; this is translated from the exons ATGGTGGTTCTTGAGAAAAGCCCTAATTCCAAAATCGAAAATGGCGAGGGTTCTAACAGCAAAAAGAAACGAAAAAGgaacaagaacaagaagaacAGTGGAGAGGAAGAGCCTGATTTGGTAGCACAGGAAGTAGCAGAAATCAATGACAGTGAGAAGGAAGAGGAAGTTACAGCGGTGAAAGAGAAGAAAAGtaagaggaagaagaaagagaagaaatctagcgaagaagaaaaagaaaacacAGAAACAGATGATAATAAAGAGGAGGAAGAAGGTGATGAGGGTATGAACATGGAAGAAGAGGCGGAAAAGGAGACAGAGACAAAGACAAAGAAGAAGGTGAAGAAAAGTGGTGGTGATTCTGGAATCATGAGTAGCGATTCATTTACTTCTTTGCCCTTATCTGAACCAACAAAGAAAGCTATTCTTGATATGGGTTTCCAGTACATGACTCAG ATTCAAGCTAGGTCAATTCCTCCTCTTTTGGAAGGAAAGGATGTTCTTGGAGCTGCAAGAACAGGTTCTGGGAAAACTTTAGCCTTTCTTATACCAGCAGTCGAGTTGTTATATCATGCTTGCTTTGCTCCTCGAAATGGAACTGGTGTCGTTGTCATCTGTCCAACAAGGGAGCTTGCAATACAG ACTCATGCAGTTGCAAAGGATCTTCTCAAGTATCATTCACAGACTCTAGGGTTGGTTATGGGTGGTGCAGGAAGAAGAACAGAGTCTGAGCGTATTGTGAAAGGAGTAAATTTATTGATAGCTACCCCTGGAAGACTTCTTGATCATCTTCAGAATACAAAAGGCTTTATTTTTAAGAACCTAAAG TGCTTTGTGATTGATGAAGCTGACAGAATATTGGAAGCAAACTTTGAAGAGGAAATGAAGCAGATAATTAAAATCTTACCCAAG ACAAGGCAAACTGCACTCTTTTCTGCAACTCAGACAAAGAAG GTTGAGGATCTTGCACGCTTATCATTTCAAACTACTCCAGTGTACATTGATGTAGATGATGGGAGGACAAGA GTGACAAATGAAGGACTGCAACAAGGGTATTGTGTGGTGCCAAGTGCAAAGAGATTCATACTTCTCTACTCTTTCTTGAAAAGGAATCTCTCAAAGAAAGTCATGGTTTTCTTTTCTTCATGCAATTCAGTTAAATTCCACTCTGAGCTTCTCAAATACATTCAAGTCGATTGTTTTGATATTCATGGAAAACAAAAACAGCAGAAAAGAACCACAACTTTTTTTGATTTCTGTAAAGCTGAAAAAGGGATTTTGTTATGTACTGATGTTGCTGCTCGTGGTCTTGATATTCCATCTGTG GATTGGATTGTGCAATATGATCCTCCAGATGAACCTAAGGAATATATCCATCGAGTGGGTCGAACTGCTCGTGGAGAAGGTGCAAAAGGAAATGCATTGCTTTTTCTTATCCCTGAAGAGTTACAGTTTCTTCGTTACCtcaag GCTGCAAAAGTACCTGTTAAGGAGTACGAGTTTGATGAAAAGAAAATGGCAAATGTGCAGTCTCATCTG GAAAAACTGGTTGCCAATAACTATTACTTGAACAAGTCTGCGAAAGATGCGTACAGATCGTACTTGTTATCTTATAATTCGCATTCCATGAAGGATATTTTTAATGTTCATCGTCTAGATATGCAG GCTGTTGCAGCATCATTCTGCTTTTCAAACCCTCCAAAGGTAAACCTAAACATAGACAGCAATGCATCAAAGTTCAGACAAAAAACACGAAGCAGAAATGGATTTAGTGACAGTAATCCTTATGGCAGAAACAATCGTGATGACAACAGCAAAACGCAAGTTGTCAGATATTAA